The Glycine max cultivar Williams 82 chromosome 12, Glycine_max_v4.0, whole genome shotgun sequence genome window below encodes:
- the LOC100783700 gene encoding 5'-3' exoribonuclease 3 — protein sequence MVSLGGVFSSLIWCSTFPLLPDVGLYLTLVHTCTQQIEDPPKNCSVEFERIIDDFIFICFFAGNDFLPHMPTLEIHEGAIDLLMNVYKKEFNKLGGYLVDMSRIGEEHAAFLKLSRVEKFILAVGAYEEKIFKKRSETRERYLRRLIRDNEDAKREEVNAACYSDLDDENTSDCTLLIKKAPDSKTLSVLQNTKDLKNELKRCIREKCDLFKSGDFLIDKIKLGTPGFKERYFKAKFSVEGPTDIECKRKEIVQKYTEGLVWVLQYYFSSVASWTWFYPFHYGPFASDLKGMGQVRVKFEKGVPFLPLDQLLSVLPPASSHALPKAYSQLMLDEQSRIFDFYPQDFEVDTEGKRFMWQGICILSWIDDKRLVAETRELKNELSENEAIRNSVKADSLLVRSASKLAEKFGSLSLDTNLPCKLETRMSDGIGGILSLCDEFVEKPCLDISDNKKEDSVLCVYYELPAGSNHIPGLLSDVKLPEKTIFESDIMETELWHERQKYYSRFERVQNQDNWRSENTSNTSRFASNAISQHTRIFSSNTPLFTFQGAGVGWGSGRGKRIDAMASESVPNNTKPQHFVDNFRQLRISESNNHFLRPGGGSSLFRPHNKGHMNQSRNAPYHQGSPSNNGYINQPRNAPYHQGSQYNNGYMNQSKTAPNHQGSQYVTVPNFGRGQGRGASSNSSLRPQWSGGKAYQVKDQDRW from the exons ATGGTTTCTCTTGGAG gggttttctcctcacttatatggtgctcaactTTTCCACTTttacccgatgtgggactttACCTCACACTTGTACACACTTGTACTCAACAGATAGAAGATCCTCCTAAGAATTGCAGCGTTGAGTTTGAGAGGATAATTGATGATTTCATCTTCATTTGCTTTTTCGCTGGAAATGATTTTCTGCCCCACATGCCAACTTTGGAAATTCACGAG GGGGCTATTGATTTGCTAATGAATGTTTACAAGAAAGAATTCAATAAACTTGGAGGATATCTTGTGGACATGAGCAGG ATTGGGGAGGAACATGCTGCTTTTTTGAAGTTATCTAGAGTTGAAAAATTTATACTTGCTGTTGGTGCATATGAAGAGAAAATCTTTAAGAAAAGATCCGAAACACGAGAAAGATATCTGCGAAGGCTTATTAGAGATAATGAGGATGCT AAGCGGGAAGAAGTGAATGCAGCATGTTACTCCGATCTTGATGATGAAAATACTTCTGATTGTACTCTTCTGATTAAGAAGGCACCAGATTCAAAAACTTTGTCTGTTTTG CAGAACACAAaggatttaaaaaatgaattgaagagATGTATTAGAGAGAAATGTGACTTGTTTAAGAGCGGGGATTTCCTAATAGACAAG ATAAAATTGGGAACACCTGGTTTCaaagaaagatattttaaagCAAAGTTTTCTGTAGAGGGACCTACTGACATTGAgtgcaaaagaaaagaaata GTCCAGAAGTACACGGAAGGTTTGGTGTGGGTTCTCCAATACTATTTTTCATCAGTTGCTTCGTGGACATG GTTTTATCCATTTCACTATGGTCCATTTGCTTCGGACTTAAAGGGCATGGGTCAGGTGAgagtaaaatttgaaaaaggtgTCCCATTTTTACCACTTGATCAACTTTTAAGTGTTCTTCCCCCGGCAAG TTCTCATGCACTTCCAAAAGCCTATTCGCAATTGATGCTAGATGAGCAGTCTAGAATATTTGACTTTTATCCTCAAG atttTGAAGTTGACACGGAAGGAAAGCGCTTCATGTGGCAG GGAATCTGCATACTTTCATGGATTGATGATAAACGGCTTGTGGCTGAAACCAGAGAACTCAAAAATGAATTATCT GAAAATGAGGCCATAAGAAATTCAGTCAAAGCTGATAGCTTGTTAGTTAGAAGCGCTAGCAAATTAGCAGAGAAATTTGGCTCTCTTTCTCTAGACACAAACCTGCCTTGCAAATTAGAAACAAGAATGAG TGACGGCATTGGGGGTATCCTAAGTCTTTGTGACGAGTTCGTTGAGAAGCCTTGCTTGGACATTAGtgacaacaaaaaagaagataGTGTCTT ATGTGTCTATTACGAGCTTCCTGCTGGTAGTAATCATATTCCTGGTTTACTATCGGATGTGAAGCTTCCAGAGAAG ACAATCTTTGAAAGTGACATTATGGAAACAGAACTCTGGCATGAACGTCAGAAATATTATAGTCGTTTTGAGAG GGTGCAAAATCAAGACAATTGGAGGAGTGAAAACACAAGCAATACTTCAAGGTTTGCCTCAAATGCAATTAGCCAACATACAAGAATCTTTTCATCAAACACACCTTTATTCACTTTCCAAGGTGCTGGTGTCGGATGGGGTTCGGGTAGAGGGAAAAGAATTGATGCAATGGCAAGTGAGAGTGTGCCAAACAACACAAAACCACAGCACTTTGTGGACAACTTTAGACAACTCAGAATATCAGAGtctaataatcattttctgAGGCCTGGTGGTGGCAGTTCTCTGTTTCGACCACATAACAAGGGTCACATGAATCAGTCAAGAAATGCTCCTTATCATCAAGGCTCACCATCTAATAATGGTTACATTAATCAGCCAAGAAATGCTCCTTATCATCAAGGCTCACAGTATAATAATGGTTACATGAATCAGTCCAAAACTGCTCCTAATCATCAAGGGTCACAATATGTGACTGTGCCTAATTTTGGTCGAGGACAAGGTAGGGGTGCATCTAGTAACAGTTCATTGCGGCCTCAATGGAGTGGTGGAAAAGCTTATCAAGTGAAAGATCAAGATCGTTGGTAA
- the LOC100812905 gene encoding NDR1/HIN1-like protein 1, translating into MSVKECGHHSSQRRNLLRLILGAIAAFVVLILLVIFLIWVILRPTKPHFTLQDATLYAFNLSTPTPNTLTLTMQVTLSSHNPNARIGVYYHALRVYASYRSQQISLATALPDTYQGHRDFAVWSPFLFGNVVPVSPFVLTSLQQDQSAAGAVVVNVKVNGRVKWKVGSWVSGRYHIYVNCPAYISFAGDRSNVAGVVASPVKFRLLQSCSVDV; encoded by the coding sequence ATGTCCGTCAAAGAGTGCGGCCACCACTCATCCCAACGCCGCAACCTCCTCCGCCTCATCCTCGGCGCCATCGCGGCCTTCGTCGTCCTCATCCTCCTCGTCATCTTCCTCATCTGGGTCATCCTCCGCCCCACAAAGCCCCACTTCACCCTCCAAGACGCCACCCTCTACGCCTTCAACCTCTCCACCCCCACACCCAACACCCTCACCCTCACCATGCAGGTCACCCTCTCCTCCCACAACCCCAACGCGCGCATCGGCGTCTACTACCACGCGCTCCGCGTCTACGCCTCCTACCGGAGCCAGCAGATCTCCCTCGCCACCGCGCTCCCCGACACCTACCAGGGCCACCGCGACTTCGCCGTCTGGTCGCCGTTTCTCTTCGGCAATGTCGTCCCCGTCTCGCCGTTTGTGCTGACCTCGCTGCAGCAGGACCAGAGCGCCGCCGGCGCCGTAGTGGTCAACGTTAAGGTCAACGGGAGGGTCAAGTGGAAGGTCGGGTCTTGGGTCTCTGGGAGGTACCATATCTACGTGAACTGTCCCGCGTATATTAGCTTCGCCGGAGATCGGAGCAATGTCGCCGGAGTCGTGGCTTCTCCGGTGAAGTTTCGCCTCTTGCAGAGTTGCAGTGTTGATGTGTAG